The stretch of DNA aataaagctgtttttcttattattcatgtattcactggaatagcacttctaatttccttcaagaacttttcttttgcatttacaaCTTAAATAACTGTGCAGTGCAACAAACCTAGATTTCAGCCTATCTTggtcttcctcactaagcttaatcatttctgaCTTGTGatttaaagtgaaatttaaagCGATTTAAAGTGcagctcttcctttcacttgaacacttagatgCCATTGTAAGGTTATTAGTTGGCCTAATTTCAACATTGCTGTGTCTTGGGAAATAGGAAAGCCCAAGAAGAGATAGAGAGAGGGGAGGACAACTGGTCAGTGGAACAGTCAGAATACACACAACATTTACCAATTACGTTTGCATCATATATGGGCCCAGttcatggtgccccaaaacaattacaatactAGCatatcacagatcaccataacagctgtaatgataataatgaaaaaaattgaaatattgtgagaattacagaatatgacacagagacacaaagttaGCACaaactgttggaaaaatggtgccaatagacttgctcaaggcagggttgccacaaaccttcaatttgtaaaaaaacacagtatctgtgaagtgcaataaagcaaagcacaataaatgAGAAATACATGTATAATTACTTTGGGCGGTGATTTACTGTCTTTCTCCCTCCATTAGACCGTAAACTGCAAGAGGGCAGGGATTGTGTTTATCTCATTCACGATTATAATCCCAGATCTTAGCAACATTTCTGCCagtaagtgcccaataaatatctagtgaatggatagatggggcttctccaaggaaggagagaatgagTGGATGAGTGTGGGTTAATGAATGAGGTAAGAATGAATGTGAAATAATGGTTCATCCACTAAAAATTAGGGGACACGGTTCAGTTCATTGGATTTGGCCCAGTTTCTGACCGAATTCTAAGGTTAAGGAGAGTTGATGATGCTGAGTACTGTGGTGATCCTGAGCAATTAAAGAGGGATTCTGGGAAGCAGAGTGTGGACAGTTCCAACTCCCTGCCAAGGGGAAGCTCATGGGCGAAGGAAGCTCACTCCAGAGGGGATATGGAAGTTCCATACCCTCTTTTGTCTGAAGAGCCGAAGTCCCTATTTTCAGGTCGTTAGGAAGTTAAAAAGTAATTTGGAGGTTATCAGAACTGATTGAATTGAGTTTGAACCTCACCTATTGCAACAGTGGGCCAGGCTGCTTGACTAATGCCTTGGTGTCAATTGTACAGCTTTCTGCTTCTTGAGCTGCTGGAAGGGACCTGGCCTGACTTGTCTCAGAAGGCCGTTAGTCAATGATTAGCTTGTCTCAAGGCCTCGAGCCAGGACAGCTGTCAAAGAGGGTCCCCACTGCATTCTGCACCTACACCCTCATTGTGAAATGAAGCATGAAGCGACTGGGTAAGGTCCCTATCATCTCTGACATTTTACAATTTCAGGATTCTGCCTTCTTGTCAGAGAAGTGTACAGGCAAGCAGTTGGGCAGATGAGAGGGCTGCAGGTGAGAGGCTCAGCCTCTGCTTGAAGAGTCATCATCTGGGAGGCTCTGTGGCCTCCTCAGATGAATTCATTCACACTAATACCCCAAGATGGAGTCAACACCCCCTCCAGAAGCTCAGCCTTCTCAGTATCTAAAGCCCCAGCATCGATGCCTCTTTTCTTTGGGTTAGGGGTCAGAGCTCTTATGGAAGGGCATATAGTAATTCTTCACTTGCCTTTGACTGTGTACTGTGTGCACATGGAGGTAGGAGCAGACGTGACTTCAACAAGGCCATGCCCCCTTGGCAAGTATCTTTGAGACCAGAGAGGAAGACAGACTAGGGAAAGGATGACGAGATAAGCATGGGGCTGCCGTGAGGTCCAGGGAAGCGAGCAGAGGTAAGAGAAAAGGCTTTAGGATACTAACATATATGGAGCACTAGCATGAgctaggcactattctaagtgctttgcagGTTTTATCTCTTTTTGCCTCACAACAGCACCTATGAGGCACTTCACAGATGAAGGAATGGAGGCACAGTGAGGTTAAGTTACTTGACCAAGGGGGCCAACTAGTAATGGAGGCATTTGTTGCATCTTCTAAAGATGATGAAAGAGTAGATGTGAAATTTTGTAAGTGGTTGATTCATTTCTACCAAATGAactggcaaataaataaatgcatatgtaaaTCGAGGTGTAAATAGTCAGTCAGCCACGGAGGTGGGAGTGGGCTCAAGGCAGGCTTAGAGAGAAGGTGCAAGAGCTGAGTCTGAAAAGGCCAGAGCAAAGTATGAAGCTGGTGAGCAGCTGTGACCATAGCTGGAGGCTTCTCTTTGAGCTTTCGCCTGTTTACCTCCTCCTCCCCTACATGACCAGTCAGCCAAGTGTTAAGTCCAGGGGAACATTTTGCTGCTTCCAAGTACTGTCTCGCTAGTGTTATTTGCCATAACTTGTGGCCACAGGGCAAGGTCCAGGTGCTCAGACCTTTACATCCTGGACTTTccaaggcctcccaaagctctCTGGCACCCAGGGAACAGTGTGTGTGTCGAGAGCTTAATCCGCAGGAGCATAGCCATGGTGCTCTGGGGTCCAGTGCTGGGAGCTCTGCTGGTGGTCATTGCTGGATACCTGTGCCTGCCAGGGATGCTCCGACAACGTAGGCCACGGGAGCCCCCTCTGGACAAGGGTATTGTGCCCTGGCTTGGCTATGCCATGGCTTTCCGGAAGAATATGTTTGAATTTCTGAAGCGCATGAGGAGCAAGCATGGGGATGTGTTCACAGTGCAGCTAGGGGGCCAGTACTTCACCTTTGTCATGGACCCCCTCTCCTTTGGCCCCATCCTCAAGGACACACAGAGAAAACTAGACTTTGGGCAATATGCAAAAAAACTGGTGCTGAAGGTATTTGGATACCGTTCAGTGCAAGGGGACCATGAGATGATACACTCAGCCAGCATCAAGCATCTGAGGGGGGATGGCTTGAAGGATCTTAATGAGACCATGCTGGACAGCCTGTCCTTTGTAATGCTGAAGTCAAAAGGCTGGAGTCCGGGTGCCGGTTGCTGGCACGAGGACAGCCTCTTCCACTTCTGCTATTATATCTTGTTCACAGCTGGCTACCTGAGCTTGTTCGGCTACACGAAGGACAAGGAGCAGGACCTGCTACAGGCAGGAGAGTTATTCGTGGAGTTTCGCAAGTTTGACCTTCTTTTCCCCAGGTTTGTCTACTCTCTGCTGTGGCCCCAAGAGTGGCTAGAAGTGGGCCGACTCCAGCGTCTCTTTCACAAGATGCTCTCCGTGAGCCACAGCCAGGAGAAGGAGGGCATCAGCAACTGGCTGTGCAACATGCTTCAGTTTCTGAGGGAGCAGGGGGTGCCCTCAGCTATGCAGGACAAGTTCAACTTCATGATGCTCTGGGCCTCCCAGGGGAACACGGGGCCTACCTCTTTCTGGGCCCTCTTGTTCCTCCTGAAGCACCCAGAAGCTATTCGGGCTGTGAGGGAGGAAGCTACCCAGGTCCTGGGTGAGGCCAGACTGGAGACCAAGCAGTCCTTTGCCTTCAAACTCAGTGCCCTGCAACACACCCCAGTTCTGGACAGTGTGGTAGAGGAGACACTGAGGCTGAGGGCTGCACCCACCCTCCTCAGGTTGGTTCATGAAGACTATACCCTGAAGATGGCCAGTGGGCAGGAGTATCTGTTCCGCCGTGGAGACATCCTGGCCCTCTTTCCCTACCTCTCAGTGCACGTGGACCCTGACATCCACCCCGAGCCCACTATCTTCAAGTATGATCGCTTCCTCAACCCTAATGGCAGCCGGAAAGTGGACTTCTTCAAGGCAGGCAAGAAGATCCATCACTACACCATGCCCTGGGGTTCGGGCGTTTCCATCTGCCCTGGGAGGTTCTTCGCACTCAGTGAGGTGAAGCTCTTTATCCTGCTTATGGTCACGCACTTTGACTTAGAGTTGGTGGACCCTGACACACCACTACCCCATGTTGACCCGCAGCGCTGGGGTTTTGGCACCATGCAGCCCAGCCATGATGTGCGCTTCCGCTACCGCCTGCATCCTATAGAGTGAGTTCGGCCAAGCCAGCTGCAAACCTAGCCAGAGGGATTCTATTGGGTCTCTCGCCTGTTCTCACCCCTCTGCAGCCCCAAGCCCCCATTGGCCACCCTTCCTTCTGGTCCTGTGGCACCCCCTACCTCTGTTCTGCCTGTCCTCGCTCTCTCCCTGCCTAGTCATCTGACAagtttatcattctttttaaaataccatctcTCAGAGTGGGTTCTGCTGAACCCTCCTCTCACAGGAAGTCCAGGGGAAGGAGGAGTATCTGTGGGCAACTTGGTTTGGGAGACGATGCCTGCCTTGAGAAGTCCTGAGTACAGAAACTGGTTCCCGCCAGACATGAGTAACATGGCATCTTGCAAACATCAgcctccatcctcccaccttgcttTAGTTTTTTCAGCAACACTTATCGCATATCCTGTGGAATTCAGGCTCTAGAACAGTGTCATCCAATATAAATATGAAGCAAGCTACATGAGTagtggggttttttggttttgtttgtttgtttgtttgttttgagacagagtcttgctctgttgcccaggctggagtgcagtggtgtgatctctgttcactgcaacctctgcctcctgggttcaagcaattctcctgcctcagcctcctgagtagctgggattacaggcacgtgccaccttgcccagctaatttagttTCCtggtaaacacatttttaaaaagtaaaatgaaacagaattcatttttataatagtttACTTAAtccaatatatctaaaatactGACATTTCAACGTGAtcactattaaaaattttaacgAAATAGTTTTTACCTTCCCTTTTTCATCCTGTCTTCAAAGTCTGgtatatactgtatttttgcaGCTCTTCCCAGTTCAGACTAGCCACATTCCAAGTGCTTCATCGCCATGTGTGGCAGGTGGCTGCCCTATTGGATAGCACAGGTCTAGAGAAacgctaccttttttttttttttttttttttttttttttttttagttttttcttttNNNNNNNNNNNNNNNNNNNNNNNNNNNNNNNNNNNNNNNNNNNNNNNNNNNNNNNNNNNNNNNNNNNNNNNNNNNNNNNNNNNNNNNNNNNNNNNNNNNNtcctgacctcaggtgatccacctgctttggcctcccaaagttctgggattacaggcatgagccactgcacccagccaggatgcCTTTAATGTCGGAATTATTCAAGATCCCTCCTCAGTGCCCATGTCTCCCCCACCTCAGGGTACTGTCAACCCTCCCCTGGTTTCCATGATCATTGCGGAACTCAGAGCTTTCTGCTATCCCCAGACCCCCATGGGAGTCTCCCAGCACCTCTCACTCAGCTTGGCCAATGCAGAACTTGGCATCTGAGCCCCTGCCTCTTCCCTGAACCACTTGTTCTCCTGATTTCCCTGCTCTCTCTGCTCAGAACACTACCAATCACCCCATCTCCCAGAGacactctccctcctcctctttcacCTTCATACAAGCAGGCCCCCGTCCTGTCAGTACACCCCCTGTGATGCCTCTGAAATGTGtaccctcttcccttctcctaCTGTCATTCTTATACCTGTGACCTCTGCATTTCTCTTCTACGCTGCTGCCAGAGGCTTTTTTGCCAAAAGCACTTCTGATTGTTACTCTTTTACTTTCCTGGTTCCCTTTTGACTTCACACACTTGACATGTAAATTTTGTCACAGATGGTCCCCCTTGCCTTCACATACCTGATGTTTAAATTTTGTCACGGTTGGTCTCCAAACTCCCCAACTTTGCCAACTTTCTCCAATGAAACCATCCCTAAAGTAGAAGCATTGCTTTTCCCGCCCATGCCAGTGCCAGCTACTCCTTCCTGGAAGACTTCCTGGATTTCACTCATTCCATCCTCTGGCCAGAAATGGCCTCCAAACTGTGGAGCTCCTGCAGCACCATTTGTATCATAGCATATCTGTTATGTGTCGTTGCTTTCTGTATCTTGGTTTTTGCCTGCTGCCCACTTCCCCAGACTGAAGCCTACTGGGGCatggtattttattcatttctgacCTCCAATTCCCTAAGTGAAGATTAAATGTTAGAA from Piliocolobus tephrosceles isolate RC106 chromosome 2, ASM277652v3, whole genome shotgun sequence encodes:
- the LOC111555603 gene encoding 7-alpha-hydroxycholest-4-en-3-one 12-alpha-hydroxylase isoform X2; the protein is MVLWGPVLGALLVVIAGYLCLPGMLRQRRPREPPLDKGIVPWLGYAMAFRKNMFEFLKRMRSKHGDVFTVQLGGQYFTFVMDPLSFGPILKDTQRKLDFGQYAKKLVLKVFGYRSVQGDHEMIHSASIKHLRGDGLKDLNETMLDSLSFVMLKSKGWSPGAGCWHEDSLFHFCYYILFTAGYLSLFGYTKDKEQDLLQAGELFVEFRKFDLLFPRFVYSLLWPQEWLEVGRLQRLFHKMLSVSHSQEKEGISNWLCNMLQFLREQGVPSAMQDKFNFMMLWASQGNTGPTSFWALLFLLKHPEAIRAVREEATQVLGEARLETKQSFAFKLSALQHTPVLDSVVEETLRLRAAPTLLRLVHEDYTLKMASGQEYLFRRGDILALFPYLSVHVDPDIHPEPTIFKYDRFLNPNGSRKVDFFKAGKKIHHYTMPWGSGVSICPGRFFALSEADFEINVDLGSQLAHSICDTMISWLVEQFSATEAEPLLRESWSPPTL
- the LOC111555603 gene encoding 7-alpha-hydroxycholest-4-en-3-one 12-alpha-hydroxylase isoform X1, which encodes MVLWGPVLGALLVVIAGYLCLPGMLRQRRPREPPLDKGIVPWLGYAMAFRKNMFEFLKRMRSKHGDVFTVQLGGQYFTFVMDPLSFGPILKDTQRKLDFGQYAKKLVLKVFGYRSVQGDHEMIHSASIKHLRGDGLKDLNETMLDSLSFVMLKSKGWSPGAGCWHEDSLFHFCYYILFTAGYLSLFGYTKDKEQDLLQAGELFVEFRKFDLLFPRFVYSLLWPQEWLEVGRLQRLFHKMLSVSHSQEKEGISNWLCNMLQFLREQGVPSAMQDKFNFMMLWASQGNTGPTSFWALLFLLKHPEAIRAVREEATQVLGEARLETKQSFAFKLSALQHTPVLDSVVEETLRLRAAPTLLRLVHEDYTLKMASGQEYLFRRGDILALFPYLSVHVDPDIHPEPTIFKYDRFLNPNGSRKVDFFKAGKKIHHYTMPWGSGVSICPGRFFALSEVKLFILLMVTHFDLELVDPDTPLPHVDPQRWGFGTMQPSHDVRFRYRLHPIE